The following proteins are encoded in a genomic region of Bacteroidales bacterium:
- the rimP gene encoding ribosome assembly cofactor RimP has translation MIKVDNIYQIVQNKILGSNLFIVDISIDNNNNIKIKLDSNKGINIDECVEVSKYVEKNLNKDVEDFKLEVSSPGLNQPFMVIDQYKKNIGKNLILISNEGERITGKLIKVKTTEIELETNNNIISKKETSVLKKVLINFDKIKSAKIKLSF, from the coding sequence ATGATCAAAGTTGATAATATATATCAAATTGTACAGAATAAAATATTAGGTTCTAATCTGTTTATTGTTGACATATCTATTGATAATAATAACAATATTAAAATTAAATTAGACAGTAACAAAGGTATCAATATTGACGAATGTGTTGAAGTTAGCAAATATGTTGAAAAAAATCTCAACAAAGATGTTGAAGATTTTAAATTAGAAGTTTCGTCTCCCGGATTAAATCAACCATTTATGGTAATAGACCAATATAAAAAAAACATAGGAAAAAATTTAATACTAATTTCAAACGAAGGTGAAAGAATCACAGGAAAATTAATTAAAGTAAAAACAACTGAAATTGAATTAGAAACTAATAATAATATTATAAGTAAAAAAGAAACATCAGTTTTAAAAAAAGTATTAATTAATTTTGATAAAATTAAATCAGCAAAAATTAAATTATCATTTTAA